The following are from one region of the Cyanobium gracile PCC 6307 genome:
- the argS gene encoding arginine--tRNA ligase codes for MLRLAHALNSLLLGALERAFPEAAASARQGGQPLDPQLAPASRPEFGDFQANGALALAKPLRQAPRAIAAAIVAGLEADSAFLALCLPPEIAGPGFINLTVRPEVLAAELGRRLADPRLGVEPVAPGGAPVVVDFSSPNIAKEMHVGHLRSTIIGDALARVLEFRGHPVLRLNHVGDWGTQFGMLITHLKQVAPEALDTADAVDLGDLVAFYRQAKARFDSDDAFQTTSREEVVKLQSGDPVSRRAWQLLCDQSRREFQRLYDRLDIRLDERGESFYNPYLEGVVTDLAAAGLLVSDGGAQCVFLEADDGTASQAPPVIVRKSDGGFNYATTDLAAIRYRFAAPPDGDGARRVIYVTDAGQASHFAGVFQVARRAGWIPEGGRLEHVPFGLVQGEDGKKLKTRAGDTVRLKELLDEAVERCDADLRRRLEEEGRQEEEAFTSEVATTVGLAAVKYADLSTNRITNYQFSFDRMLALSGNTAPYLLYAVVRIAGIARKGGGDGEDAAGTSGPEAPASLAFTEPQEWALVRQLLQFDAVIQEVEEELLPNRLCSYLFELCQLFNRFYDQVPVLRAEEPARTSRLALCRLSADTLKQGLGLLGIPTLERM; via the coding sequence ATGCTCCGACTCGCCCATGCCCTGAACAGCCTGCTGCTGGGGGCCCTGGAGCGGGCGTTTCCGGAGGCCGCGGCCTCCGCCCGCCAGGGCGGCCAGCCTCTCGATCCCCAGCTGGCGCCGGCGTCGCGCCCGGAGTTCGGCGATTTCCAGGCCAACGGGGCCCTGGCCCTGGCCAAGCCCCTGCGGCAGGCGCCCAGGGCGATCGCCGCGGCGATCGTGGCCGGGCTGGAGGCGGATTCCGCGTTCCTGGCCCTCTGCCTGCCCCCGGAGATCGCCGGCCCGGGCTTCATCAATCTCACGGTCCGCCCTGAGGTGCTGGCGGCCGAGCTGGGCCGCCGCCTGGCCGATCCTCGTCTCGGGGTGGAGCCCGTGGCCCCCGGCGGCGCGCCGGTGGTGGTGGATTTCTCCAGCCCCAACATCGCCAAGGAGATGCACGTGGGGCACCTGCGCTCCACGATCATCGGCGACGCCCTGGCCCGGGTGCTGGAGTTCCGCGGCCATCCGGTGCTGCGGCTCAACCATGTCGGCGACTGGGGCACCCAGTTCGGCATGCTGATCACCCACCTCAAGCAGGTGGCGCCCGAGGCCCTCGACACCGCCGATGCGGTCGACCTGGGGGATCTGGTGGCCTTCTACCGCCAGGCCAAGGCCCGCTTCGACAGCGACGACGCCTTCCAGACCACCTCCCGCGAGGAGGTTGTGAAGCTGCAAAGTGGCGATCCGGTGTCCCGCCGGGCCTGGCAGCTGCTGTGCGACCAGTCGCGCCGGGAGTTCCAGCGCCTCTATGACCGCCTCGACATCCGTCTCGACGAACGCGGCGAATCCTTCTACAACCCCTACCTGGAGGGGGTGGTGACCGATCTGGCCGCCGCCGGCCTGCTGGTCAGCGACGGGGGCGCCCAGTGCGTGTTCCTTGAGGCCGACGACGGCACGGCCAGCCAGGCGCCGCCGGTGATCGTACGCAAGAGCGACGGTGGCTTCAACTACGCCACCACCGATCTGGCGGCCATCCGCTACCGCTTCGCGGCGCCTCCCGACGGGGACGGTGCCCGCCGGGTGATCTATGTCACCGACGCCGGCCAGGCCAGCCATTTCGCCGGCGTGTTCCAGGTGGCCCGCCGTGCCGGCTGGATCCCCGAGGGCGGGCGGCTGGAGCACGTGCCCTTCGGGCTGGTGCAGGGGGAGGACGGCAAGAAGCTCAAGACCCGCGCCGGCGACACGGTGCGGCTGAAGGAGCTGCTGGATGAGGCGGTGGAGCGCTGCGACGCCGACCTGCGCCGCCGCCTGGAGGAGGAGGGGCGCCAGGAGGAGGAGGCCTTCACCAGCGAGGTCGCCACCACCGTGGGCCTGGCGGCGGTGAAGTACGCCGATCTGTCCACCAACCGGATCACCAACTACCAGTTCAGTTTCGATCGCATGCTGGCCCTGAGCGGCAACACCGCCCCCTATCTGCTCTATGCGGTGGTGCGGATCGCCGGGATCGCCCGCAAGGGCGGCGGCGACGGCGAGGACGCGGCCGGCACCAGCGGCCCGGAGGCTCCGGCGTCGCTGGCGTTCACTGAGCCCCAGGAGTGGGCGCTGGTGCGCCAGCTGCTGCAGTTCGATGCCGTCATCCAGGAGGTGGAGGAGGAGCTGCTGCCCAACCGGCTGTGCAGCTACCTGTTTGAGCTCTGCCAGCTGTTCAACCGCTTCTACGACCAGGTGCCGGTGCTCAGGGCCGAGGAGCCGGCCCGCACGTCCCGGCTGGCGCTCTGCCGCCTCAGCGCCGACACCCTCAAGCAGGGCCTGGGCCTGCTGGGCATTCCCACCCTGGAGCGGATGTGA